The following proteins come from a genomic window of Malus domestica chromosome 02, GDT2T_hap1:
- the LOC103427021 gene encoding nuclear transcription factor Y subunit A-4-like — translation MMPAKSNEDLHIEHGSETALRPIYSQPWWRGVGNGTASSMVDHSSSMVMNGAMQAQTNARLDGRANFNKEFRTTVESQTDGNSGSENQHTKSVSSSVVPAMGQHVDPNSQMELVGHSIVMSSYPYADPQYGGMLTPYGPQTMLPPHFYGMHPGRMPLPPDMEEEPVYVNAKQYHGILRRRQSRAKAELEKKLIKARKPYLHESRHLHALRRARGCGGRFLNKKKQDDNDENSSLEKGMNYDGNHSAESAKSGFECCPNTSNGNFDSSNVQQDRSGQWPRTHSHHTHSNGNGNGHDPSSAYPSTFGDSKESVFLGQQRENMQLNGLSRGAIPSK, via the exons ATGATGCCAGCTAAATCTAATGAAGATCTGCATATAGAGCATGGTTCTGAGACTGCGCTGCGACCTATCTACTCCCAACCTTGGTGGCGTGGAGTGGGGAATGGTACAGCATCATCTATGGTGGATCATAGTAGTAGTATGGTCATGAATGGAGCTATGCAGGCACAAACTAATGCTAGGCTGGATGGTCGGGCCAACTTCAATAAAGAATTTCGGACTACAGTAGAATCACAGACTG ATGGGAATAGTGGAAGTGAAAACCAACATACCAAAAGCGTTTCGTCCTCAGTGGTTCCTGCAATGGGTCAACACGTGGATCCAAACTCACAAATGGAACTTGTTGGCCACTCAATT GTTATGTCATCGTATCCGTATGCAGATCCACAATATGGTGGGATGCTGACTCCTTATGGGCCACAAACTATG TTGCCTCCCCACTTCTATGGTATGCATCCTGGTAGAATGCCTTTGCCTCCTGATATGGAAGAGGAGCCTGTGTATGTAAATGCCAAGCAGTACCATGGTATTTTGAGAAGAAGACAGTCACGTGCTAAAGCTGAGCTTGAAAAGAAACTTATAAAAGCTCGAAAG CCATATCTTCATGAGTCTCGACACCTGCATGCATTAAGGAGGGCAAGGGGGTGTGGAGGTCGCTTCcttaataaaaagaaacaagatGATAACGACGAAAATTCCTCACTAGAAAAGGGCATGAATTATGATGGAAACCATTCAGCTGAATCTGCCAAATCTGGTTTTGAGTGCTGTCCAAATACCAGCAATGGGAATTTTGATTCCTCAAATGTCCAGCAAGACAGGTCAGGTCAATGGCCCAGGACACACAGCCACCACACACACTCTAATGGTAATGGCAATGGTCATGACCCATCATCAGCATACCCTTCCACGTTTGGTGACAGCAAGGAAAGTGTGTTCCTGGGTCAACAGAGGGAAAACATGCAGTTGAATGGGTTGTCTCGCGGCGCCATCCCCAGTAAATGA
- the LOC103413137 gene encoding F-box protein SKIP23-like isoform X1: MDSDWKNLPNHLLDLVLEKLASDDFLRFSLVCMSWSSVTKDNPRRPAPMLLVSSGGKQDAWNVYNVEKDKVYDLQLRLPNKRFCGSSKGWLVTVDETFAVTLMNPFARIQGCEENENSIIRLPSLMPPCPTRTMYWARRYDRYVHKATISADPVLNADECIVEVIFGDGYLLASVRPGKDKTWTYREHRKWHFIDDVVHVGGKVYCVDRSDRLNLDGKIIEERIVRKRYLVDLNEKEVLMVKRCFRMEKKEGNRHPSFVTQKFEIFKWNFEESKWIEMTSLGDVALFVGANDSASVLTSKLPGCQPDCIYFNSDWHCVEWNRQDYGVYNLKTHSISKPYAPHALTLLNMAKQKSIWFLPTLRS, encoded by the exons ATGGATTCAG ATTGGAAAAATTTGCCTAACCACCTTCTGGATTTAGTGTTAGAGAAACTTGCATCGGATGACTTTTTGAGATTCAGTCTTGTTTGTATGTCATGGAGTAGTGTAACAAAGGATAATCCTCGACGGCCAGCCCCAATGCTCTTAGTTTCCAGTGGTGGCAAACAGGATGCATGGAATGTATACAACGTCGAGAAGGATAAGGTTTATGATTTACAATTAAGGTTGCCGAACAAACGATTTTGTGGGTCTTCAAAAGGATGGCTTGTAACTGTCGATGAAACTTTCGCGGTGACCTTAATGAATCCGTTCGCAAGGATTCAAGGATGTGAAGAGAATGAAAATTCAATCATTCGCCTTCCTTCACTGATGCCTCCTTGTCCTACGCGCACTATGTACTGGGCTCGACGATACGACCGTTATGTTCACAAGGCTACCATTTCAGCAGATCCGGTTTTAAATGCAGATGAATGTATTGTTGAGGTCATATTCGGGGATGGTTATCTATTGGCTTCTGTTAGACCTGGTAAAGATAAAACTTGGACCTATCGTGAACATAGGAAGTGGCACTTCATTGATGATGTTGTTCATGTTGGAGGTAAAGTTTATTGCGTCGATAGGTCTGATAGACTTAACCTAGATGGGAAAATTATTGAAGAACGTATAGTTCGCAAGAGATATCTCGTGGATCTCAACGAGAAAGAAGTTTTAATGGTGAAAAGGTGCTTCAGgatggaaaaaaaagaagggaacaGACACCCCAGCTTTGTGacacaaaaatttgaaatttttaaatGGAACTTTGAAGAAAGTAAGTGGATCGAGATGACAAGTTTGGGTGATGTTGCTCTCTTTGTGGGGGCTAACGATTCGGCATCTGTTTTGACCTCAAAGTTACCAGGATGTCAGCCGGATTGCATATACTTCAACTCAGATTGGCATTGCGTAGAATGGAATCGCCAAGACTATGGTGTGTATAACTTAAAGACTCATAGCATTTCAAAGCCTTACGCTCCACATGCATTGACACTACTGAATATGGCCAAGCAAAAATCAATCTGGTTTCTGCCTACTCTTCGGTCATGA
- the LOC103413137 gene encoding F-box protein At2g26160-like isoform X2 — translation MSWSSVTKDNPRRPAPMLLVSSGGKQDAWNVYNVEKDKVYDLQLRLPNKRFCGSSKGWLVTVDETFAVTLMNPFARIQGCEENENSIIRLPSLMPPCPTRTMYWARRYDRYVHKATISADPVLNADECIVEVIFGDGYLLASVRPGKDKTWTYREHRKWHFIDDVVHVGGKVYCVDRSDRLNLDGKIIEERIVRKRYLVDLNEKEVLMVKRCFRMEKKEGNRHPSFVTQKFEIFKWNFEESKWIEMTSLGDVALFVGANDSASVLTSKLPGCQPDCIYFNSDWHCVEWNRQDYGVYNLKTHSISKPYAPHALTLLNMAKQKSIWFLPTLRS, via the coding sequence ATGTCATGGAGTAGTGTAACAAAGGATAATCCTCGACGGCCAGCCCCAATGCTCTTAGTTTCCAGTGGTGGCAAACAGGATGCATGGAATGTATACAACGTCGAGAAGGATAAGGTTTATGATTTACAATTAAGGTTGCCGAACAAACGATTTTGTGGGTCTTCAAAAGGATGGCTTGTAACTGTCGATGAAACTTTCGCGGTGACCTTAATGAATCCGTTCGCAAGGATTCAAGGATGTGAAGAGAATGAAAATTCAATCATTCGCCTTCCTTCACTGATGCCTCCTTGTCCTACGCGCACTATGTACTGGGCTCGACGATACGACCGTTATGTTCACAAGGCTACCATTTCAGCAGATCCGGTTTTAAATGCAGATGAATGTATTGTTGAGGTCATATTCGGGGATGGTTATCTATTGGCTTCTGTTAGACCTGGTAAAGATAAAACTTGGACCTATCGTGAACATAGGAAGTGGCACTTCATTGATGATGTTGTTCATGTTGGAGGTAAAGTTTATTGCGTCGATAGGTCTGATAGACTTAACCTAGATGGGAAAATTATTGAAGAACGTATAGTTCGCAAGAGATATCTCGTGGATCTCAACGAGAAAGAAGTTTTAATGGTGAAAAGGTGCTTCAGgatggaaaaaaaagaagggaacaGACACCCCAGCTTTGTGacacaaaaatttgaaatttttaaatGGAACTTTGAAGAAAGTAAGTGGATCGAGATGACAAGTTTGGGTGATGTTGCTCTCTTTGTGGGGGCTAACGATTCGGCATCTGTTTTGACCTCAAAGTTACCAGGATGTCAGCCGGATTGCATATACTTCAACTCAGATTGGCATTGCGTAGAATGGAATCGCCAAGACTATGGTGTGTATAACTTAAAGACTCATAGCATTTCAAAGCCTTACGCTCCACATGCATTGACACTACTGAATATGGCCAAGCAAAAATCAATCTGGTTTCTGCCTACTCTTCGGTCATGA
- the LOC103418637 gene encoding eukaryotic peptide chain release factor GTP-binding subunit-like isoform X1 has translation MGDDDGVIQRVHKHDHSVLVGLDDQKEKWKEMDGKRHLNVAFFGHTWSGKSTIVGHIVSMTNQIDAETVKKYETVAKDNKRLGSWFTAYGMDTNKDWQRKGKVGVGRAHLETESSRYTILDVPGHDCYDCLNMIKDIEEDVGKVDIGVLVVCALKDPCDIWEYAFKKNGEKWTRDHITFAKELHVSKLFVVINQMDRPSVNWSQQRYDDTVSRMREIIKPLRSYGNRVQYLPLSGINGSNMNEPVDDAVCPWWHGPTLFESFDSTEFWWTSCAAPFRMPICERAFETNTTAAAYIGYVESGSVRVGDTLILMPQQVPVSVDAIFINPDWRDRRVERARYGEYIMLNLSGIEVEAVTDGEEVACVACEHEETDYEGTDDDSDTQVEVADDKINTEKVEVADNEVNTEEVEDLGLELLELVCMFCEAGPFPTYDALEVHQNSHSYVECDVCGRRFRNSLYLDLHMYRCHEW, from the exons ATGGGTGACG ATGATGGCGTAATTCAGCGCGTACATAAGCATGATCACTCTGTCCTAGTTGGTTTGGATGACCAGAAAG AGAAGTGGAAGGAAATGGACGGGAAGCGACATCTGAATGTTGCTTTTTTTGGCCACACTTG GAGTGGGAAGTCAACAATAGTAGGACACATAGTATCCATGACAAATCAGATAGATGCCGAGACTGTTAAAAAGTATGAAACAGTTGCAAAGGACAACAAACGGCTGGGCAGCTG GTTTACTGCCTATGGTATGGACACCAACAAAGACTGGCAGCGCAAG GGTAAAGTAGGAGTTGGACGAGCTCATCTGGAAACAGAGTCATCGAGATATACAATCTTGGATGTGCCC GGCCATGATTGCTATGATTGCTTAAATATGATCAAGGATATTGAGGAGGATGTTGGTAAAGTCGATATAGGTGTACTG GTTGTATGTGCTCTGAAAGATCCATGCGATATATGGGAATATGCGTTTaagaaaaatggagaaaagtggACCCGTGACCACATCACCTTTGCTAAAGAACTGCACGTGTcaaaactttttgttgttattaatCAGATGGATCGCCCTTCCGTGAACTGGTCACAACAGAG GTATGATGATACGGTGTCGAGGATGAGAGAGATTATCAAACCTTTACGTTCCTACGGAAATAGGG TACAATATTTACCTTTGTCTGGTATAAATGGCTCAAACATGAACGAACCAGTAGATGATGCTGTTTGTCCATGGTGGCACGGACCCACTCTGTTTGAATCATTCGATTCCACTGAATTTTGGTGGACAAGTTGTGCTGCTCCATTCAG AATGCCTATCTGCGAAAGAGCGTTTGAAACTAATACTACAGCAGCGGCTTATATTGGTTATGTGGAATCTGGGTCCGTTCGAGTTGGTGATACACTGATTCTTATGCCTCAGCAG GTCCCAGTTTCTGTTGATGCGATTTTCATCAATCCTGATTGGAGGGATAGAAGGGTTGAACGAGCAAGGTACGGTGAATATATAATGCTCAACCTAAGTGGCATTGAGGTGGAGGCAGTCAC GGATGGAGAGGAAGTGGCCTGCGTCGCATGTGAGCACGAGGAAACTGATTATGAGGGGACTGATGATGACAGCGATACCCAGGTTGAGGTGGCTGATGATAAGATCAATACCGAGAAGGTTGAGGTGGCTGATAATGAGGTCAATACTGAGGAAGTTGAAG ATCTGGGGTTGGAGTTGTTGGAATTAGTCTGCATGTTTTGTGAAGCTGGGCCTTTCCCAACATATGATGCCCTGGAGGTCCATCAGAACAGCCATAGTTATGTGGAATGCGATGTTTGTGGGAGGAGATTTCGTAATAGTTTATACTTGGATCTACACATGTATCGTTGTCACGAGTGGTGA
- the LOC103418637 gene encoding eukaryotic peptide chain release factor GTP-binding subunit-like isoform X2 yields the protein MDGKRHLNVAFFGHTWSGKSTIVGHIVSMTNQIDAETVKKYETVAKDNKRLGSWFTAYGMDTNKDWQRKGKVGVGRAHLETESSRYTILDVPGHDCYDCLNMIKDIEEDVGKVDIGVLVVCALKDPCDIWEYAFKKNGEKWTRDHITFAKELHVSKLFVVINQMDRPSVNWSQQRYDDTVSRMREIIKPLRSYGNRVQYLPLSGINGSNMNEPVDDAVCPWWHGPTLFESFDSTEFWWTSCAAPFRMPICERAFETNTTAAAYIGYVESGSVRVGDTLILMPQQVPVSVDAIFINPDWRDRRVERARYGEYIMLNLSGIEVEAVTDGEEVACVACEHEETDYEGTDDDSDTQVEVADDKINTEKVEVADNEVNTEEVEDLGLELLELVCMFCEAGPFPTYDALEVHQNSHSYVECDVCGRRFRNSLYLDLHMYRCHEW from the exons ATGGACGGGAAGCGACATCTGAATGTTGCTTTTTTTGGCCACACTTG GAGTGGGAAGTCAACAATAGTAGGACACATAGTATCCATGACAAATCAGATAGATGCCGAGACTGTTAAAAAGTATGAAACAGTTGCAAAGGACAACAAACGGCTGGGCAGCTG GTTTACTGCCTATGGTATGGACACCAACAAAGACTGGCAGCGCAAG GGTAAAGTAGGAGTTGGACGAGCTCATCTGGAAACAGAGTCATCGAGATATACAATCTTGGATGTGCCC GGCCATGATTGCTATGATTGCTTAAATATGATCAAGGATATTGAGGAGGATGTTGGTAAAGTCGATATAGGTGTACTG GTTGTATGTGCTCTGAAAGATCCATGCGATATATGGGAATATGCGTTTaagaaaaatggagaaaagtggACCCGTGACCACATCACCTTTGCTAAAGAACTGCACGTGTcaaaactttttgttgttattaatCAGATGGATCGCCCTTCCGTGAACTGGTCACAACAGAG GTATGATGATACGGTGTCGAGGATGAGAGAGATTATCAAACCTTTACGTTCCTACGGAAATAGGG TACAATATTTACCTTTGTCTGGTATAAATGGCTCAAACATGAACGAACCAGTAGATGATGCTGTTTGTCCATGGTGGCACGGACCCACTCTGTTTGAATCATTCGATTCCACTGAATTTTGGTGGACAAGTTGTGCTGCTCCATTCAG AATGCCTATCTGCGAAAGAGCGTTTGAAACTAATACTACAGCAGCGGCTTATATTGGTTATGTGGAATCTGGGTCCGTTCGAGTTGGTGATACACTGATTCTTATGCCTCAGCAG GTCCCAGTTTCTGTTGATGCGATTTTCATCAATCCTGATTGGAGGGATAGAAGGGTTGAACGAGCAAGGTACGGTGAATATATAATGCTCAACCTAAGTGGCATTGAGGTGGAGGCAGTCAC GGATGGAGAGGAAGTGGCCTGCGTCGCATGTGAGCACGAGGAAACTGATTATGAGGGGACTGATGATGACAGCGATACCCAGGTTGAGGTGGCTGATGATAAGATCAATACCGAGAAGGTTGAGGTGGCTGATAATGAGGTCAATACTGAGGAAGTTGAAG ATCTGGGGTTGGAGTTGTTGGAATTAGTCTGCATGTTTTGTGAAGCTGGGCCTTTCCCAACATATGATGCCCTGGAGGTCCATCAGAACAGCCATAGTTATGTGGAATGCGATGTTTGTGGGAGGAGATTTCGTAATAGTTTATACTTGGATCTACACATGTATCGTTGTCACGAGTGGTGA
- the LOC103418637 gene encoding eukaryotic peptide chain release factor GTP-binding subunit-like isoform X4, which yields MTNQIDAETVKKYETVAKDNKRLGSWFTAYGMDTNKDWQRKGKVGVGRAHLETESSRYTILDVPGHDCYDCLNMIKDIEEDVGKVDIGVLVVCALKDPCDIWEYAFKKNGEKWTRDHITFAKELHVSKLFVVINQMDRPSVNWSQQRYDDTVSRMREIIKPLRSYGNRVQYLPLSGINGSNMNEPVDDAVCPWWHGPTLFESFDSTEFWWTSCAAPFRMPICERAFETNTTAAAYIGYVESGSVRVGDTLILMPQQVPVSVDAIFINPDWRDRRVERARYGEYIMLNLSGIEVEAVTDGEEVACVACEHEETDYEGTDDDSDTQVEVADDKINTEKVEVADNEVNTEEVEDLGLELLELVCMFCEAGPFPTYDALEVHQNSHSYVECDVCGRRFRNSLYLDLHMYRCHEW from the exons ATGACAAATCAGATAGATGCCGAGACTGTTAAAAAGTATGAAACAGTTGCAAAGGACAACAAACGGCTGGGCAGCTG GTTTACTGCCTATGGTATGGACACCAACAAAGACTGGCAGCGCAAG GGTAAAGTAGGAGTTGGACGAGCTCATCTGGAAACAGAGTCATCGAGATATACAATCTTGGATGTGCCC GGCCATGATTGCTATGATTGCTTAAATATGATCAAGGATATTGAGGAGGATGTTGGTAAAGTCGATATAGGTGTACTG GTTGTATGTGCTCTGAAAGATCCATGCGATATATGGGAATATGCGTTTaagaaaaatggagaaaagtggACCCGTGACCACATCACCTTTGCTAAAGAACTGCACGTGTcaaaactttttgttgttattaatCAGATGGATCGCCCTTCCGTGAACTGGTCACAACAGAG GTATGATGATACGGTGTCGAGGATGAGAGAGATTATCAAACCTTTACGTTCCTACGGAAATAGGG TACAATATTTACCTTTGTCTGGTATAAATGGCTCAAACATGAACGAACCAGTAGATGATGCTGTTTGTCCATGGTGGCACGGACCCACTCTGTTTGAATCATTCGATTCCACTGAATTTTGGTGGACAAGTTGTGCTGCTCCATTCAG AATGCCTATCTGCGAAAGAGCGTTTGAAACTAATACTACAGCAGCGGCTTATATTGGTTATGTGGAATCTGGGTCCGTTCGAGTTGGTGATACACTGATTCTTATGCCTCAGCAG GTCCCAGTTTCTGTTGATGCGATTTTCATCAATCCTGATTGGAGGGATAGAAGGGTTGAACGAGCAAGGTACGGTGAATATATAATGCTCAACCTAAGTGGCATTGAGGTGGAGGCAGTCAC GGATGGAGAGGAAGTGGCCTGCGTCGCATGTGAGCACGAGGAAACTGATTATGAGGGGACTGATGATGACAGCGATACCCAGGTTGAGGTGGCTGATGATAAGATCAATACCGAGAAGGTTGAGGTGGCTGATAATGAGGTCAATACTGAGGAAGTTGAAG ATCTGGGGTTGGAGTTGTTGGAATTAGTCTGCATGTTTTGTGAAGCTGGGCCTTTCCCAACATATGATGCCCTGGAGGTCCATCAGAACAGCCATAGTTATGTGGAATGCGATGTTTGTGGGAGGAGATTTCGTAATAGTTTATACTTGGATCTACACATGTATCGTTGTCACGAGTGGTGA
- the LOC103418637 gene encoding eukaryotic peptide chain release factor GTP-binding subunit-like isoform X3 translates to MKLFFVPSSSLERPVLFLHVFPYVCKLLVSRVMSLVRFDRFTAYGMDTNKDWQRKGKVGVGRAHLETESSRYTILDVPGHDCYDCLNMIKDIEEDVGKVDIGVLVVCALKDPCDIWEYAFKKNGEKWTRDHITFAKELHVSKLFVVINQMDRPSVNWSQQRYDDTVSRMREIIKPLRSYGNRVQYLPLSGINGSNMNEPVDDAVCPWWHGPTLFESFDSTEFWWTSCAAPFRMPICERAFETNTTAAAYIGYVESGSVRVGDTLILMPQQVPVSVDAIFINPDWRDRRVERARYGEYIMLNLSGIEVEAVTDGEEVACVACEHEETDYEGTDDDSDTQVEVADDKINTEKVEVADNEVNTEEVEDLGLELLELVCMFCEAGPFPTYDALEVHQNSHSYVECDVCGRRFRNSLYLDLHMYRCHEW, encoded by the exons ATGAAATTGTTTTTTGTCCCCTCATCATCCCTCGAAAGACCAGTACTGTTCTTACATGTTTTTCCATACGTGTGCAAATTATTAGTCAGTCGTGTTATGTCTCTTGTGAGGTTTGACAG GTTTACTGCCTATGGTATGGACACCAACAAAGACTGGCAGCGCAAG GGTAAAGTAGGAGTTGGACGAGCTCATCTGGAAACAGAGTCATCGAGATATACAATCTTGGATGTGCCC GGCCATGATTGCTATGATTGCTTAAATATGATCAAGGATATTGAGGAGGATGTTGGTAAAGTCGATATAGGTGTACTG GTTGTATGTGCTCTGAAAGATCCATGCGATATATGGGAATATGCGTTTaagaaaaatggagaaaagtggACCCGTGACCACATCACCTTTGCTAAAGAACTGCACGTGTcaaaactttttgttgttattaatCAGATGGATCGCCCTTCCGTGAACTGGTCACAACAGAG GTATGATGATACGGTGTCGAGGATGAGAGAGATTATCAAACCTTTACGTTCCTACGGAAATAGGG TACAATATTTACCTTTGTCTGGTATAAATGGCTCAAACATGAACGAACCAGTAGATGATGCTGTTTGTCCATGGTGGCACGGACCCACTCTGTTTGAATCATTCGATTCCACTGAATTTTGGTGGACAAGTTGTGCTGCTCCATTCAG AATGCCTATCTGCGAAAGAGCGTTTGAAACTAATACTACAGCAGCGGCTTATATTGGTTATGTGGAATCTGGGTCCGTTCGAGTTGGTGATACACTGATTCTTATGCCTCAGCAG GTCCCAGTTTCTGTTGATGCGATTTTCATCAATCCTGATTGGAGGGATAGAAGGGTTGAACGAGCAAGGTACGGTGAATATATAATGCTCAACCTAAGTGGCATTGAGGTGGAGGCAGTCAC GGATGGAGAGGAAGTGGCCTGCGTCGCATGTGAGCACGAGGAAACTGATTATGAGGGGACTGATGATGACAGCGATACCCAGGTTGAGGTGGCTGATGATAAGATCAATACCGAGAAGGTTGAGGTGGCTGATAATGAGGTCAATACTGAGGAAGTTGAAG ATCTGGGGTTGGAGTTGTTGGAATTAGTCTGCATGTTTTGTGAAGCTGGGCCTTTCCCAACATATGATGCCCTGGAGGTCCATCAGAACAGCCATAGTTATGTGGAATGCGATGTTTGTGGGAGGAGATTTCGTAATAGTTTATACTTGGATCTACACATGTATCGTTGTCACGAGTGGTGA
- the LOC108175010 gene encoding F-box protein At2g26160-like: protein MDSDWKNLPNHLLDLVLEKLASDDFLRFSLVCMSWRSVTKDNPRRPAPMLLVSSGGKPDTWNVYNVEKDKVSDLQLRLPNKRFCGSSKGWLVTVDETFAVTLMNPFARIQGCEENENSIIRLPSLMPPCPTRADYWARQYDRYVHKATISADPVLNADECIVEVIFGDGCLLASVRLGKDKTWTYREHRTRHFIDDFVHVGDKVYCVNTSGRLNLDGKIIEQRIVRKRYLVDLNGKEVLMVKRCFKMEKKRIRRRYPSFVTQKFEIFKWNFEESKWIEMKSLGDVALFVGANDSASVLTSKLPGCQPDCIYFNSDWHCVEWNRQDYGVYNLKTQSISKPYTPPALTLLNMTKQKSIWFLPTLRS, encoded by the exons ATGGATTCAG ATTGGAAAAATCTGCCTAACCACCTTCTGGATTTAGTGTTAGAGAAACTTGCATCGGATGACTTTTTGAGATTCAGTCTTGTTTGTATGTCATGGAGGAGTGTAACAAAGGATAATCCTCGACGGCCAGCCCCAATGCTCTTAGTTTCCAGTGGTGGCAAACCGGATACATGGAATGTATACAACGTCGAGAAGGATAAGGTTTCTGATCTACAGTTAAGGTTGCCGAACAAACGATTTTGTGGGTCTTCAAAAGGATGGCTTGTAACCGTCGATGAAACTTTCGCGGTGACCTTAATGAATCCGTTCGCAAGGATTCAAGGATGTGAAGAGaatgaaaattcaattattCGCCTTCCTTCACTGATGCCTCCTTGTCCTACACGCGCCGACTACTGGGCTCGACAATACGACCGTTATGTTCACAAGGCTACTATTTCAGCAGATCCGGTTTTAAATGCAGATGAATGTATTGTTGAGGTCATATTCGGGGATGGTTGTCTATTGGCTTCTGTTAGACTTGGTAAAGATAAAACTTGGACCTATCGTGAACATAGGACGCGGcacttcattgatgattttgttCATGTTGGAGATAAAGTTTATTGCGTCAATACGTCTGGTAGACTTAACCTAGATGGGAAAATTATTGAACAACGTATAGTTCGCAAGAGATATCTCGTGGATCTCAACGGGAAAGAAGTTTTAATGGTGAAAAGGTGCTTCAagatggaaaaaaaaaggatcagACGGCGATACCCCAGCTTTGTGacacaaaaatttgaaatttttaaatGGAACTTTGAAGAAAGTAAGTGGATCGAGATGAAAAGTTTGGGTGATGTTGCTCTCTTTGTGGGGGCTAACGATTCGGCATCTGTTTTGACCTCAAAGTTACCAGGATGTCAACCGGATTGCATATACTTCAACTCAGATTGGCATTGTGTAGAATGGAATCGCCAAGACTATGGTGTGTACAACTTAAAGACTCAAAGCATTTCAAAGCCTTACACCCCACCTGCTTTGACACTATTGAATATGACCAAGCAAAAGTCAATCTGGTTTCTTCCAACTCTTCGGTCGTGA